In a single window of the Paenibacillus sp. MMS20-IR301 genome:
- a CDS encoding thiol-disulfide oxidoreductase DCC family protein has protein sequence MAEERGEMQGKSIVLIDGVCHLCQGLVRFIIPRDPKELFMFASLQSEAARELLRAGGLLEDTLNTVVLVESGVNYTESAAVLRIARRLRFPWPAAYVFILVPAPLRNFVYRLVARNRYRWFGRDEQCLLPSPELKRRFL, from the coding sequence ATGGCTGAGGAGCGCGGAGAAATGCAGGGTAAATCTATAGTACTGATTGATGGTGTCTGTCATCTGTGCCAGGGGCTGGTCCGCTTCATTATTCCCCGTGACCCTAAAGAGCTCTTCATGTTTGCCTCCTTGCAGAGCGAAGCTGCCCGTGAGCTGCTGAGAGCGGGGGGGCTGCTGGAAGATACGCTGAATACAGTCGTGCTCGTGGAAAGCGGCGTCAATTATACAGAATCGGCGGCTGTGCTGCGGATTGCCCGCAGACTGAGGTTTCCATGGCCTGCTGCTTACGTGTTCATTCTGGTGCCGGCTCCGCTGCGCAACTTTGTATACCGGCTGGTAGCCAGGAACCGTTACCGCTGGTTCGGCCGTGATGAGCAGTGTCTGCTTCCTTCACCAGAGCTGAAGCGGCGGTTTCTGTAA
- a CDS encoding aldo/keto reductase, translating to MEYVILNNGVRMPVLGFGVWQVPDADQCEQAVYDALMAGYRLIDTAAAYVNEEAVGRAVRRSGVPREEIFITTKLWVQDAGYDNTKQAFARSLGRLHLDYLDLYLIHQPFGDIYGSWRAMEELYGEGKIKAIGVSNFEPARLVDLISHNTIVPAVNQVETHPYYQQTESAQVMREYGVQIESWGPLAQGKNNIFQNEVLLKIAEEHNKSVAQVVLRWLTQRGVVVIPKSVHKERIYGNFNIFDFTLSQENMDRITTLDTKQSLFPSKNDPAVVKQFANWKFDI from the coding sequence ATGGAATATGTAATTTTAAATAACGGTGTAAGAATGCCGGTCCTTGGATTTGGGGTGTGGCAAGTACCTGATGCGGATCAGTGTGAACAAGCTGTGTACGATGCGCTCATGGCCGGGTACCGGCTGATTGATACGGCTGCCGCTTATGTGAATGAAGAAGCTGTCGGCAGAGCGGTTAGGCGCAGCGGTGTGCCTAGAGAGGAAATCTTTATTACAACCAAACTCTGGGTCCAGGATGCAGGGTATGACAACACGAAACAAGCATTTGCTAGATCACTCGGCAGACTGCATTTAGATTACTTGGATCTGTATTTGATACATCAGCCTTTTGGAGATATCTATGGCTCTTGGCGTGCTATGGAGGAGCTATACGGGGAGGGTAAAATAAAGGCGATCGGAGTGAGTAATTTCGAACCTGCCCGGCTTGTGGACCTGATTAGTCACAATACTATAGTTCCGGCGGTAAACCAGGTCGAAACACATCCATACTACCAGCAGACAGAAAGTGCACAAGTGATGAGGGAGTATGGCGTGCAGATCGAGTCCTGGGGGCCGCTTGCTCAAGGGAAAAATAATATTTTCCAGAATGAAGTCTTGTTAAAAATAGCTGAGGAGCATAATAAATCAGTTGCTCAAGTGGTTCTGCGCTGGCTTACACAGCGGGGCGTCGTGGTCATTCCCAAGTCAGTTCATAAAGAAAGAATTTACGGGAACTTTAACATCTTTGACTTCACATTGAGCCAGGAGAATATGGACAGGATTACCACACTAGATACCAAGCAAAGCTTATTTCCTTCCAAAAATGATCCGGCAGTTGTGAAGCAGTTCGCGAACTGGAAATTCGATATTTAA
- a CDS encoding organic hydroperoxide resistance protein, translating into MKALYTATATVHGGREGSVESSDGALKHDLKIPKELGGPGGAGTNPEQLFAAGYGACYESALANIARKEGVKLQDVEITSNVLIGKDDSDGGFKLAVRLDVKLPGVERAAAEDLAKKAHDFCPYSKATRGNIEVELNVL; encoded by the coding sequence TTGAAGGCATTGTATACAGCGACAGCAACGGTACACGGCGGGCGCGAAGGCTCGGTGGAATCCTCGGACGGTGCGCTTAAGCATGACCTGAAAATCCCGAAGGAGCTCGGCGGCCCCGGCGGGGCGGGAACGAATCCGGAGCAGCTGTTCGCGGCAGGTTATGGAGCCTGCTATGAGAGTGCCCTGGCGAATATCGCCCGTAAGGAAGGCGTGAAGCTGCAGGATGTGGAGATTACCTCTAACGTGCTGATTGGCAAGGATGACAGCGATGGCGGCTTTAAGCTTGCTGTGAGGCTGGATGTGAAGCTGCCGGGAGTTGAGCGGGCTGCGGCGGAGGATCTGGCGAAGAAAGCCCATGATTTCTGCCCGTACTCCAAGGCGACCCGCGGTAATATTGAGGTTGAATTAAATGTGCTCTAG
- a CDS encoding zincin-like metallopeptidase toxin domain-containing protein, which yields MRFLNGVKTPGLVGKFSPTLLKSMVAGAISGTIEETMDAINDYRDDGKQSVGARVLSVGINTVIAGAGDALFTAASKGLANVKKLVNGKIGDVKVKEVEGTAKARAEIEGDGDFDLKEWEDMPVSGQIRLTPDGLRIMSIRDMKKFKSEMNANDVKVIIDKNGSVLPQKAVGGFNPNTGQIVLRPDASILSALHESFHAKQFRELGKEKYLKLSTLEKEEFVYNEIMMNKSKFNAEEIYEAQRYIFKLRNGQWPPPSWKGFDE from the coding sequence ATGAGATTTCTGAACGGAGTAAAGACGCCTGGCCTGGTAGGCAAGTTCTCGCCGACCTTACTCAAATCAATGGTAGCGGGAGCCATTAGCGGAACGATCGAAGAAACCATGGATGCGATCAACGATTACCGGGATGACGGGAAGCAAAGCGTGGGAGCGAGGGTACTCTCGGTAGGCATCAATACCGTAATTGCCGGAGCAGGCGATGCGCTGTTCACCGCCGCGAGCAAAGGGCTGGCGAATGTAAAGAAGCTCGTGAACGGGAAGATCGGCGATGTGAAGGTTAAAGAGGTGGAGGGTACTGCTAAGGCTAGGGCGGAGATTGAGGGGGATGGGGATTTTGATCTTAAAGAATGGGAAGATATGCCTGTTAGTGGCCAAATTCGGCTAACCCCAGATGGACTAAGAATTATGAGTATACGAGATATGAAAAAATTCAAGAGTGAAATGAATGCAAACGATGTTAAAGTTATTATCGACAAAAATGGTAGTGTTTTACCCCAAAAAGCCGTGGGTGGATTTAACCCTAATACAGGACAAATTGTTTTGAGACCTGACGCGTCAATATTAAGCGCTCTTCATGAATCCTTCCATGCCAAGCAATTTAGAGAACTTGGAAAAGAAAAATATCTCAAGCTATCTACATTAGAAAAGGAAGAATTCGTTTATAATGAAATTATGATGAATAAGAGTAAGTTTAATGCTGAAGAGATCTACGAAGCACAGAGATACATCTTCAAGTTAAGAAATGGACAATGGCCTCCACCAAGTTGGAAAGGATTTGACGAATAG
- a CDS encoding glutathione peroxidase has translation MSVYDYEANTLRGQEESLSKYKGKVLLVVNTASKCGFTPQYKGLQEVYDKFKDRGFEVLGFPSNQFAGQEPGESGEIAEFCEINYGVTFPMYEKINVNGSEAHPLFKYLAKEAPGVLGSKSVKWNFTKFLVDQEGRVLKRFSPQTTPDQIEADIAKLLD, from the coding sequence ATGAGTGTTTATGATTATGAAGCTAACACCCTGCGGGGCCAGGAAGAATCACTCTCCAAGTACAAAGGCAAGGTACTGCTCGTCGTGAATACAGCCAGCAAGTGCGGATTCACCCCCCAGTATAAGGGTCTCCAGGAAGTGTACGATAAATTCAAAGACCGCGGATTCGAAGTACTAGGGTTCCCCAGCAACCAGTTTGCCGGACAAGAGCCGGGGGAGAGCGGAGAGATCGCCGAGTTCTGCGAGATTAATTACGGTGTAACCTTCCCGATGTACGAGAAGATTAACGTCAACGGCAGCGAAGCCCACCCCCTGTTCAAATATCTCGCCAAGGAAGCGCCGGGTGTCCTGGGCTCTAAGAGCGTCAAATGGAATTTCACCAAGTTTCTGGTGGATCAGGAAGGCCGTGTCCTGAAACGGTTCTCCCCGCAGACAACGCCGGATCAGATTGAAGCGGACATCGCGAAGCTGCTGGACTAA
- a CDS encoding XRE family transcriptional regulator yields MNSKRPITPYGWAIKQRLTELHLDQKKFCELHGIPPYRLSNLIHGTRKADRYRRQVAELLNLPPP; encoded by the coding sequence CTGAACAGCAAACGCCCCATCACTCCGTATGGCTGGGCCATCAAGCAGCGGCTGACAGAACTGCATCTGGATCAGAAGAAATTCTGCGAGTTACACGGTATTCCTCCATATCGGCTATCCAACCTGATTCACGGCACACGCAAAGCCGACCGCTACCGCCGTCAAGTCGCCGAGCTGCTGAATCTGCCGCCGCCTTAA
- a CDS encoding alpha-galactosidase, whose translation MPIVFNEDNQSFHLFTPDTSYIMQIIREGYLAHRYWGRRIHHFRDSNQLLHVHRPLSPNPDPSDRSFSLDELPQEYPGFGGSDLRTPAFQIEQGNGAAVSDLRYISHRIMSGKPALAGLPAVYVEEGDEAETLELTLKDEVLDLYIILTYTVLASWNAIARSVRFENRTNESIRLLRAASLNVDFGDADYQLLQLSGAWAKERTMIKRQLVQGNQSVDSRRGASSPHHNPFIALMRKGADESAGDVYGINLVYSGNFLANVEVDPYDTARVSMGINPFNFAWLLEPGESFQTPEAIMIYSSAGLGGMSRKYHRLYRSRLCRGKYRDEVRPVLVNNWEGTYFDFNAEKLEQIAVKGKELGIELFVLDDGWFGKRNDDTSSLGDWFVNREKLPEGLEDLAARVNRQGLQFGLWFEPEMVSVDSELYRAHPDWCIHTEGRSRTTSRGQLILDFSRPEVREAIVSRVSRILRSAPITYVKWDMNRHMTEAGSAGLPPERQRETAHRYILGLYAVLEELTSAFPEVLFESCSSGGGRFDPGMLYYMPQTWASDNSDAISRLKIQYGTSIVYPVSTIGAHVSDVPNHQVGRVAPLETRGHVAFSGAFGYELDLTVFTEAEQQLVKEQVQFYKEIRELMLRGDLYRMLNPFEGNEAAWMIVAEDAAEAYVFYCRVLAEPNPGFRTLYLQGLIAGADYRINGEERVYGGDELMYTGLRVPFHLHGDFRSQIWRIRKAD comes from the coding sequence ATGCCAATTGTATTTAATGAGGACAATCAGAGCTTTCATCTGTTTACCCCGGATACCAGCTATATCATGCAGATTATCCGGGAAGGGTATCTTGCTCACCGGTATTGGGGCAGACGTATTCATCATTTCCGGGATTCTAATCAGCTTCTTCATGTACACCGGCCTCTGTCGCCTAATCCTGATCCAAGCGACCGTTCCTTCTCGCTGGATGAGCTGCCGCAGGAATATCCGGGCTTTGGCGGGAGCGACCTGCGTACACCAGCCTTTCAAATCGAACAGGGGAATGGCGCTGCGGTCAGTGACCTCCGTTATATTAGCCACCGGATCATGAGCGGTAAACCGGCATTAGCCGGATTGCCGGCTGTATATGTAGAGGAAGGGGATGAAGCAGAGACACTGGAACTAACACTGAAGGATGAGGTATTAGACTTGTATATCATCCTTACTTATACTGTTCTGGCTTCATGGAACGCAATCGCAAGATCGGTCAGATTCGAGAACCGGACAAATGAGAGCATCCGCCTGCTTCGTGCAGCGAGCCTGAATGTTGACTTCGGGGATGCGGATTATCAGCTGCTGCAGTTATCGGGTGCCTGGGCCAAGGAACGGACCATGATCAAACGGCAGCTCGTTCAGGGAAACCAGTCAGTAGACAGCCGCAGGGGAGCAAGCAGCCCGCATCATAACCCGTTTATTGCCCTGATGCGTAAAGGTGCTGATGAGTCCGCAGGTGATGTGTACGGGATTAATCTGGTGTACAGCGGCAACTTCTTAGCGAATGTTGAAGTGGACCCTTATGATACTGCACGGGTCTCCATGGGCATCAATCCCTTTAATTTCGCCTGGCTGCTTGAACCGGGTGAGTCTTTCCAGACTCCGGAAGCTATAATGATTTATTCTTCAGCGGGGTTAGGCGGCATGTCCCGCAAGTATCACCGGTTATACCGTTCCCGGCTATGCCGCGGGAAATACCGGGATGAGGTCCGGCCCGTTTTGGTTAACAACTGGGAAGGGACTTATTTTGATTTTAACGCAGAGAAGCTGGAGCAGATTGCGGTCAAAGGAAAAGAGCTGGGCATAGAGCTGTTTGTCCTGGACGATGGCTGGTTCGGAAAGCGAAATGATGATACAAGCTCCCTTGGGGATTGGTTCGTTAACCGGGAGAAGCTGCCGGAAGGTCTGGAAGATCTGGCAGCACGGGTGAACCGGCAGGGCCTGCAATTCGGCTTATGGTTCGAGCCTGAGATGGTATCTGTGGACAGCGAGCTGTACCGGGCCCACCCGGACTGGTGCATCCATACCGAAGGGCGTTCACGGACAACCAGCCGCGGCCAGCTTATTCTTGATTTCTCCCGGCCGGAGGTTCGTGAAGCGATCGTCTCCCGGGTATCCCGGATTCTGCGGAGTGCTCCCATTACTTATGTAAAGTGGGATATGAACCGCCATATGACCGAGGCGGGCTCGGCCGGGCTTCCTCCGGAACGCCAGCGGGAAACGGCACACCGCTACATTCTGGGACTCTATGCCGTGCTGGAAGAGCTGACCTCCGCATTCCCGGAGGTGCTGTTTGAGAGCTGCTCCAGCGGTGGCGGCCGCTTCGATCCCGGGATGCTGTATTATATGCCCCAGACCTGGGCAAGTGACAACTCCGATGCCATCAGCAGGCTGAAGATTCAATACGGAACCAGCATAGTTTATCCGGTTAGCACGATCGGAGCCCATGTCTCGGATGTGCCGAACCATCAGGTGGGCCGGGTTGCTCCGCTTGAGACCAGAGGGCATGTAGCTTTTTCCGGTGCGTTTGGTTATGAGCTGGACTTGACGGTATTCACAGAAGCAGAACAGCAGCTGGTGAAGGAGCAGGTGCAATTCTACAAGGAGATCAGAGAGCTTATGCTGCGCGGGGATTTATACAGAATGCTGAACCCTTTTGAAGGGAATGAAGCGGCTTGGATGATTGTGGCGGAAGACGCTGCTGAGGCGTATGTCTTTTACTGCCGTGTGCTGGCCGAGCCCAACCCCGGATTCCGTACACTTTATTTGCAGGGCCTGATTGCCGGGGCGGATTATAGGATAAATGGCGAAGAGCGTGTCTACGGCGGCGATGAATTAATGTATACCGGGCTGAGGGTTCCGTTCCATCTGCACGGGGATTTCCGAAGCCAAATATGGAGAATCCGCAAAGCAGATTAG
- a CDS encoding helix-turn-helix domain-containing protein, whose product MQSIYERIETLIKRQGITKKHFCEQLSISTGNLGDWKRGKSTPGTHKLIEIAAFFHVSLDWLILGKQTETVKESGEDYFFGQIRQLNCQTDELLPKEKEFIKEYIEFTEYRKRKEMDENS is encoded by the coding sequence ATGCAGTCCATTTACGAACGAATTGAAACTCTGATCAAACGGCAGGGAATTACCAAGAAGCACTTTTGTGAGCAGCTCAGTATCAGTACAGGGAATTTGGGAGACTGGAAGCGCGGGAAGTCTACACCGGGCACGCATAAGCTGATTGAGATTGCTGCATTTTTTCATGTCAGCCTCGACTGGCTTATTCTGGGGAAGCAGACCGAAACAGTGAAGGAAAGCGGAGAGGATTATTTTTTTGGCCAAATACGGCAATTGAATTGCCAAACGGATGAGCTGCTGCCGAAGGAGAAGGAATTCATCAAGGAATATATCGAGTTTACGGAGTACCGCAAGCGGAAGGAAATGGACGAAAATTCTTGA
- a CDS encoding ChbG/HpnK family deacetylase: MSNERYLIITADDFGLCRSMNEAIIELWEARAITSSVIMMPEAWAGQAAEYAAQHRDANIGIHLTLKSGFLQKASDQAVSTEIRSQIEAAIQSGIDPTHLDSHEGSLLGLADGRDFLELVFDLCEEYRLPFKLPRNIVHQPFFSGQQRKLFRKRIDSADRRCIPLIDELIILPYEHEPGEDYPSVKRQLSQAIRDMRAGITELVVHPARDTAEMRTITPHSAKRELEFRLCMDEEFRKLVADEGIQLISWREVRDGMRLGRTNT, translated from the coding sequence ATGTCTAATGAGCGTTATCTGATCATTACCGCCGATGATTTCGGCCTGTGCCGCTCAATGAATGAAGCGATAATCGAGCTGTGGGAGGCCCGGGCTATTACTTCCAGTGTAATTATGATGCCGGAAGCCTGGGCCGGGCAGGCAGCAGAATACGCTGCTCAGCACCGTGATGCGAACATCGGAATTCATCTTACGCTGAAATCCGGATTCCTGCAGAAGGCCAGCGATCAGGCGGTCAGCACAGAAATACGCAGCCAAATTGAAGCAGCCATACAGAGTGGGATAGATCCGACCCATCTGGACAGCCATGAAGGCAGTCTACTCGGGCTGGCGGACGGACGTGACTTCCTTGAGCTGGTGTTCGATTTGTGTGAGGAATACCGGCTGCCGTTCAAGCTGCCGCGTAATATTGTGCACCAGCCCTTCTTCAGCGGGCAGCAGCGGAAGCTATTCCGCAAGAGGATTGATTCGGCTGACCGCCGGTGTATCCCGCTGATAGATGAGCTGATAATTCTGCCTTACGAGCATGAGCCGGGAGAGGATTATCCTTCTGTGAAGCGGCAATTATCGCAGGCAATCCGGGATATGAGAGCAGGGATTACGGAGCTGGTAGTCCATCCCGCGCGGGACACCGCCGAAATGCGCACCATCACCCCGCACTCCGCCAAAAGAGAGCTGGAGTTTAGACTATGCATGGACGAAGAGTTCCGGAAGCTTGTGGCTGACGAAGGTATTCAGCTGATCTCCTGGCGGGAGGTGCGTGACGGAATGCGGCTTGGGCGAACAAATACATAG
- a CDS encoding MerR family transcriptional regulator — MYTVKEAAARLNLTEHTVRFYTDKGLVPNLQRDKNNNRIFNEDAINWLTGAKNLKQCGMSIEDIKRYVDLCLKGDSTIEERYEIIQKQKALVLAQLEEAKVTAEFITRKEQHYRDITNRIIPDNTNPSTWEGKDGSLRVCPGS; from the coding sequence ATGTATACAGTCAAAGAAGCAGCAGCACGGCTCAATCTGACAGAGCACACCGTCCGTTTTTATACAGATAAAGGCTTAGTACCTAATCTGCAGCGTGATAAAAACAATAACCGTATCTTTAACGAGGATGCTATAAATTGGCTGACCGGCGCGAAGAACCTGAAGCAATGCGGCATGTCTATAGAGGATATAAAAAGGTATGTGGATCTGTGCCTGAAGGGAGACTCTACCATTGAGGAGCGCTATGAAATCATCCAAAAGCAAAAGGCTCTGGTATTAGCTCAATTAGAAGAAGCTAAAGTAACGGCAGAATTTATAACCCGTAAAGAACAGCACTACCGCGACATCACCAATAGGATAATTCCTGATAACACGAACCCTTCCACATGGGAGGGTAAGGATGGCTCACTTCGGGTCTGCCCGGGCTCTTAA
- a CDS encoding zinc-binding dehydrogenase: MKAMMLRETGGPDKLKLEEVDTPSPGPKEVVVRLQAAALNRRDLLVIHGRYPGIKLPVIPGSDGAGVIVAAGDEVNQVAPGDQVIINPGLNWGSDMDRKDAGFTALGMPANGTYAGYVKVPADNAYPKPSHLSWEEAAALPLAGLTAYRALVTKGKVRQGENVLVPGAGGGVATFIVQFAAALGANVYVTSSQAEKIAKAESLGAIGGVNYKAEDWVEQLQELTGGINLSIDSIGGEAFGSLPVLGKIGSRIVSFGATRGPVPNFTLPSMTVKEISVIGSTMGSPQDFADMLKLVAEHEIHPVIDRTYPLEQAPEALLRMEAGENFGKIILTIPQ, encoded by the coding sequence ATGAAGGCTATGATGTTAAGAGAAACAGGCGGACCGGATAAGCTGAAGCTGGAGGAAGTTGATACGCCAAGCCCGGGCCCGAAAGAGGTCGTAGTACGATTACAGGCAGCTGCACTTAACCGCAGGGATCTGTTGGTCATCCATGGACGGTATCCGGGTATCAAGTTGCCTGTGATTCCAGGCTCAGATGGTGCAGGAGTGATTGTTGCTGCAGGAGATGAGGTTAACCAGGTTGCTCCCGGTGACCAAGTTATTATTAACCCCGGATTGAACTGGGGCAGTGATATGGATAGAAAAGATGCTGGCTTTACTGCTCTGGGAATGCCTGCCAATGGAACGTATGCCGGGTATGTGAAGGTGCCCGCAGACAATGCATATCCGAAGCCCTCCCATTTATCCTGGGAAGAAGCCGCAGCGCTTCCGCTCGCCGGACTGACTGCCTACCGTGCGCTGGTAACAAAGGGAAAGGTACGGCAAGGAGAAAATGTTCTGGTCCCCGGCGCGGGCGGGGGCGTAGCCACCTTTATCGTTCAATTCGCAGCTGCGCTTGGTGCTAACGTGTATGTGACATCCAGCCAAGCAGAGAAGATTGCAAAGGCGGAGAGCCTAGGTGCAATTGGAGGTGTTAACTATAAAGCTGAGGATTGGGTGGAGCAGCTGCAGGAATTGACAGGCGGAATCAATCTGTCCATTGACAGTATCGGCGGCGAAGCATTCGGCTCCCTGCCGGTACTCGGTAAGATTGGAAGCCGGATTGTCAGCTTCGGGGCCACCCGGGGACCGGTGCCTAATTTTACTTTGCCAAGTATGACTGTAAAAGAAATCTCTGTCATTGGCTCAACGATGGGCAGTCCGCAGGATTTCGCCGATATGCTTAAGCTCGTAGCGGAGCATGAGATTCACCCTGTTATAGACAGAACCTATCCGCTGGAGCAGGCTCCTGAGGCATTGCTCAGAATGGAAGCAGGCGAGAACTTCGGAAAGATTATTTTGACCATTCCACAATAA
- a CDS encoding copper amine oxidase N-terminal domain-containing protein, with product MKLIPGFLAVLALSGAVSLSAAAADKPITVTVNQQTLNLSSSSPVKDNDTILVPMRPIFEKLGLALAWDAKTSTVTASKEGLSIKLQIGSKKASVNGTVKQLSAAPRMINNVTYVPLRFVSEATGNEVSWDAKANTVAITSAADSSTAAKEIAALFDKYAEYSNSENIKGFMSLIDPKSPLAAIGPQLEEQNAKYDTKNTIEQLNIIDLQKDEATVQTVENSEKLGGAFILNSKAEYIYSLTKSSTGWLISNLQIKAIQYSLPAGTLEAKVTVPQADEDQINAVIQANVDYTNKENIDGILSTIDEASPAYAQTRQIYTQVFQAYDLESAIESSKIIDYTADEASVYMVQTTKRLSGPALADTRSTTVTTVKKAADGKWKLVQSYIIKTEPLTP from the coding sequence ATGAAATTAATCCCCGGATTCCTTGCCGTACTCGCTCTATCCGGTGCAGTCAGCTTATCCGCTGCCGCTGCAGACAAGCCTATCACCGTAACCGTTAACCAGCAGACGCTTAATCTCAGCTCCAGCTCCCCGGTCAAGGATAACGATACAATCCTCGTGCCAATGCGTCCTATCTTCGAGAAGCTGGGACTCGCGCTCGCCTGGGATGCCAAGACCAGTACCGTTACAGCCAGCAAAGAAGGACTGAGCATCAAGCTGCAGATCGGCAGCAAGAAAGCCAGCGTCAACGGAACCGTCAAGCAGCTGTCCGCTGCTCCGCGGATGATTAATAATGTCACCTACGTCCCGCTGCGGTTCGTTAGTGAAGCTACCGGTAATGAAGTCAGCTGGGATGCCAAAGCCAATACCGTTGCAATCACCAGCGCTGCAGACAGCAGCACAGCCGCTAAAGAAATCGCTGCCCTGTTTGACAAGTATGCGGAGTATTCCAACAGCGAGAATATCAAAGGCTTCATGTCGCTGATTGATCCGAAATCTCCGCTGGCCGCAATCGGCCCGCAGCTTGAAGAGCAGAACGCGAAGTACGACACGAAGAATACCATCGAGCAGCTTAATATCATCGATTTGCAGAAAGACGAAGCAACAGTACAAACGGTAGAAAACTCCGAGAAGCTTGGCGGTGCTTTTATACTGAACAGCAAGGCTGAATATATCTATTCCCTGACTAAAAGCAGTACCGGGTGGCTGATCAGCAATCTGCAGATTAAAGCCATCCAGTATTCACTTCCGGCAGGCACACTCGAAGCGAAGGTAACCGTTCCCCAAGCCGATGAAGACCAGATTAACGCCGTAATTCAGGCTAATGTGGATTACACCAACAAGGAGAATATTGACGGCATTCTCTCTACGATCGACGAAGCTTCTCCTGCTTATGCCCAGACCAGACAGATCTATACCCAGGTGTTCCAGGCCTATGACCTGGAATCCGCTATTGAGTCTTCGAAGATCATCGACTACACAGCCGATGAAGCCTCTGTATACATGGTGCAGACAACTAAGCGGTTAAGCGGACCTGCGCTTGCCGATACCCGCTCCACTACAGTTACAACGGTGAAGAAGGCAGCAGACGGCAAGTGGAAGCTGGTTCAGAGCTATATCATCAAGACCGAACCTCTTACTCCGTAA
- a CDS encoding AraC family transcriptional regulator, which yields MADKLSTYIAHTDNPITAGNGYKPPNLHRWGPGVRDVHALHYIVNGRGFYEVNGVTYTLEAGESFIIFPDTEVSYYPDPEDPWEYVWVEFKGTEAVRLLSMTNFTAQAPVAPGTPQSLEPLFNVSSSSAISLFEQERSNARLYLLLTYYIEYFSSTGAILKADYLTSAREYIERNFWNSSLSVLDIVSYVNVERSYLFRLFKDKTGMSISGYLTAFRIQRACGLLSSTSLSVKSVAVSVGYTDPLYFSKVFKKVTSLTPSAYKGSVTRISGPG from the coding sequence ATGGCCGACAAACTCTCCACTTATATTGCCCACACGGACAATCCGATTACTGCCGGGAACGGCTATAAGCCTCCAAATCTCCACCGGTGGGGCCCGGGAGTCCGGGATGTACATGCTCTTCATTATATTGTAAATGGCCGGGGATTTTACGAGGTTAACGGGGTGACTTATACTTTGGAGGCGGGAGAAAGCTTTATTATTTTCCCTGATACAGAGGTTTCCTACTACCCTGATCCAGAGGATCCCTGGGAATATGTTTGGGTTGAATTTAAAGGAACTGAGGCCGTCAGGTTATTATCCATGACTAATTTTACCGCTCAGGCTCCGGTCGCTCCGGGCACTCCGCAAAGTCTGGAGCCTCTGTTCAACGTAAGCAGCTCCAGTGCCATTTCCCTTTTTGAGCAGGAGCGCTCTAACGCCAGGCTGTATTTATTATTGACCTACTATATTGAATATTTCTCTTCTACCGGCGCAATCTTGAAAGCCGACTATCTAACCTCAGCCCGGGAATATATTGAACGGAATTTCTGGAATTCCAGCCTGTCGGTGCTTGATATTGTCAGTTATGTGAATGTGGAGCGGAGCTATCTGTTCCGGCTGTTCAAAGACAAGACCGGGATGTCTATATCAGGTTATCTTACTGCATTTAGAATACAGCGGGCCTGCGGATTATTAAGCTCAACATCATTGTCTGTAAAATCGGTCGCCGTCTCTGTGGGCTATACAGATCCTTTATATTTCTCAAAGGTTTTTAAGAAAGTAACCTCATTAACCCCTTCTGCCTATAAAGGATCTGTAACCCGTATATCCGGTCCCGGCTAA